A window from Musa acuminata AAA Group cultivar baxijiao chromosome BXJ3-10, Cavendish_Baxijiao_AAA, whole genome shotgun sequence encodes these proteins:
- the LOC135651371 gene encoding uncharacterized protein LOC135651371, which translates to MAERTGVECERLDASACAYAVSSSGMRCVLERNAGGAYACAMSEIGAEGFVDWVETEGCIAACGLDRRTVGISSDSLLDANFQRKLCSSECFRGCLNIVNLFFNLAAGEGTLQAQ; encoded by the exons ATGGCCGAAC GGACCGGCGTGGAGTGCGAGCGCTTGGACGCGAGCGCCTGCGCCTACGCGGTGTCGTCGTCGGGAATGCGCTGCGTGCTGGAGAGGAACGCCGGGGGCGCCTACGCGTGCGCCATGTCGGAGATCGGCGCCGAGGGGTTCGTCGACTGGGTCGAGACGGAAGGGTGCATCGCGGCGTGCGGCCTCGATCGGAGAACCGTCGGGATATCGTCGGACTCGTTGCTGGACGCTAACTTCCAGCGGAAGCTGTGCTCCTCGGAGTGCTTCCGTGGCTGCCTCAACATAGTCAACCTCTTCTTCAATCTCGCAGCTGGCGAAGGTACACTGCAAGCACAGTAA